GCGATCGTCGTGTCGTCGAAGGAGATGCGCGACGTGCCCTGGACGGGGGCGTCGTACCGCAACACTTCATCGACTGCCGAGGCCGCCAGTGATGGGTCGGCCACGAGTCGCTCCCACTGGTCGCGGTGCGCCATAAAAGCAAGCACCCCGTTACCGATGCCGTTGACTGTCGTCTCGAAGCCGGCCACCAACAACAGGGTGCACAGAGGCACCATCTCAGACGGGGTGATCGAGTCTCCTTCTGCAGCAACGACGTAGGAAACGATGTCCTCCTGCGGGTCATGACGACGCAACTCGAAGAGTCGAGTGAAGATCGCCTCGAGCGCCTTATCGGCCTCGACCAGTCGGGCTGCGTGTCGCAGCGAGGTGACCCCCGACAACGCCGTACCGATAGTCGCGCCATAGGTCGCGAATTCTTCGGTCTCGTTCGCGGGGATCCCCATCAACCGGGTAATGACGGTGATCGGCAGTGGTGCTGCAAAGGACGATACGAGATCGAACTTCCCAGCCCGTTCGGCGTCATCGAGCAGGGCCTCGACACATTCCTCGATCAGTGGCCGGTACTGCTGCATCTGACGCGGGCTGAACGCCGGTGCGGCCAGCCGGCGTAACCGGGTGTGATCGGGAGGGTTGTAACCGAGGAACGACAGGTCGCCACCCTCGCCACCTGGTGTATTGACCTCTTGCTCCGAGCGCGGCCCGAACCGTCGGCTCCGGAGGATCTCTTTGCAGATCGCGTGATCCACGGTTGTCAGATGGCCGAACCTGTTGCGTACGAACGGACCTCGGCTACGGACAATCTCGTAGTTGGGATAGGGGTTGCGCCGGCGAGCGCCGTAGGCGACCTGCGCCAGCGGCTCACGTCGAATAAACGCGTGGTAGGCACGGGCCGCCTTGTCACCATACAACTGGGTGGCGAAGCTGACCGCTTGCTGAAGCTGCGATTGCGAAGCCATGGCTCCCTTTCCCTCGCGCCGGGGCTGCCCGAGCGTCTCGATCGGATGGCGACCGTCGTAATTACGAACTGGACGATCGGTGATTCTCAGCCGCTCTCGGTGTCGAAGCCGAGTTGTCGCCACGCCTCGTACGTCGCAATGCCGGCGGCCGTCGCCAGGTTGAGCGACCGTCGCCCCGCCAGCATGGGGATGCGGACCGGTTCGGTGATCCGCGGATCGGCCAATACCTCGGCGGGCAGGCCTGTCGGCTCGGCGCCGAACAGCAGCACATCACCGGTGCGATAGCTGATCTCGGTGTAGGAGCGCGCCGCGTGGGCGGTGAACGCAAACACCCGGGCGGGCAACAGGACCTCGAACGCCGCCTCCAAGTCCTCGTGCACCGTGAAAGTGGCCAGCTCGTGATAATCCAACCCAGCTCGTTTCAGGCGGGCATCGGTCAGTTCGAAACCCAACGGTCCGGCCAGATGTAGCTGTGCACCCGTGGCGGCCGCCAACCGGATGGTTGTCCCGGTGTTCTGCGGGATTCGCGGCGAGTGAAACAGCAGACGCACCGGACAGCTCATTGGGCTCAGTATGCCGCCTGTTCCTGATCAGGCCAGCGCAGCTGCCGCGCGCTGCAGAAAGTATGTGCCACGTGATCCACCGGGTCCACGAAGCTGGTCTGCGCCGCCAACAAGCGCAGCGGGTTCTCGTGATCGTCGTCGGTCAGCGTGCCCACGATCGGATAGAGCGGGTCGCCGACAATGGGGATGCCGAGCGCGTTCAGATGCACCCGCAATTGGTGCATCTGGCCGGTCCGGGCATGGAGTTGATACAAACCGAAACCTGAACGGCGTTCCAACAACTCGATCTCACTCTCCGCGTTCGGCGTGCGGCCGGGAATCTCCCTGACCTGCAAAGAATCCGGCGCCTTCGCAAGGTGGCTCAGCACCACCCGTGGCAGCTGGAGGTCAGGGCGTATCGGGGCGATCGCCAGATAGCGCTTACGGACCCGGCGACGCTGGAAGCACTCCTGGTAGGCCGCCCGCCACCGGGCACGCGTCGTCAGGATCAAGACACCGGCGGTGAGCCGGTCCAGCCGGTGGGCCGGCGACAGCTCCGGCAACTCAAGCTCGGTGCGAGCTCGCACTACGACGCTATTGAGCACGTGCCGGCCACGCGGGGTCGTGGCAACGAAGGGAGGCTTGTCGATCACCAGGATCCGTTCGTCCCGATAGATCACCGGCAGCTCAAAGGGCGCAACTACCTCTGGCCGCAACTGCTTGTGGAACCAGATGAAGGTGTTGGGGAGGACCGATTCCACACCGGACCAACGGGCGCCCCGGTCGTCGACGAACTCCCCACCCGCGAGCATCGCGTCCACCCCGTCAGCCCCTAACGGGCCGAGCCGACCGATCAGGAAGTCCCGGATGGTCGGCCAGGGTGTCGGCTTTCCCCGGTCAGGCGTGCGCAACCAGGACGCGCCGAGCCCGTTCCGAGGCGGGAGCGGGGACTTCGGCGGCACCAGGAAATCCTAGGACCCTCGTCAGTCGTCGAGCGCCGCGGCGAGGGCCGTGGCCAACTCCTGAACCTGCTCGTCGGTCATGATCAGCGGTGGGGAGATCTGGATCCCGCCCGCACCGACAGCTCTGGTAGCTATCCCGTGGTGTCGCAACTGCTTCGCAAGGGCCATCGCCGCACTGGGATCGGCAAGCTGAACGGCAGCCAGAGCTCCGGTGCCGCAGCGCACTTCGCTCACCGCATCGTGGTCTTCGAGCGGACGAAGCGCAGCGGCAAGGCTGTCCTGCAGCCGCGTTGCTTCGTCGAGTAGGCCCTCCCGCTCGATGATGTCGAGGTTGGCGAGCGCGACTGCCGCAGCGGCCGCGTGGCCCGAGTAGGTGTACCCGTGGCGAAGCCAGCGGCCTGCGTCAGGCTCGAAGAACGGGGCCGCCACCTTCGGCGCAACGAATACCGCGCCCATCGGCAGGTACCCCGAGGTAAGTCCCTTGGCCGTCGTCACGAAATCAGGCTCCAAGCCGTAACGGGTGGAAGCGAACCACGATCCCCCGATCCGTCCGAAGCCGGTCACGACTTCGTCGGCGACGAACAACACCTCGTACTCGCCGCAGATCTTGCGGACCGACAGTAGATAGTCCTCCGGCGGCGGGTAGACCCCGCCCGCGCCCATCACCGGCTCGCAGAAGAACGCCGCGATGTTCTCCGGCCCGATCCGCTCGATGGTGGCGCGCAGATCCTCGGCGTCATCCCAGGCAACGTGCGCCTGATCGGTGATCAGCTCGCCGTACCCGTCGTGGTTGCCGGGGATGCCAGCCAGCGACGTACCGGCGTAATGCATTCCGTGATAAGCCTTCTCGCGCCCGATCAGGATCCGACGGGTGGGCTGCCCCTGCTCCACCCAGTACCGGCGGGCAATCTTCGCCGCGGTCTCGATCGAGTCCGAGCCACCGGAGGTGAAGAAGATCTTCGATCCCGGTACGGGGGCAATCCCTGCAAGGCGCTCGGCCAACTGCACCGTCACGTCGGGCGTGAAATCGCCGAAGGTCGAGTACGCGGCAAGAGTGCGCATCTGCTGAGCGGCAGCTTCAGCGAGTTCCTCGCGGCCGTGCCCGACGTTGGCGAACCAGAGCCCCGCCGTAGCGTCGAGGTAGCGCTGCTCGAAGTCATCCCACACGTAGCAACCCTCGCCGCGGGTGATCACGAACTCGCCGTTTCGCTCGACGGCCCCCATGTCACTGAATGGATGCCACAACGCGCCCATAACGGCCTCCTCGATTTCGCTTTCGGACATACCCGGTTTGGACATGCTGATCGGGTCATATGTGCCCCGATCAGCATGTCCAAATCGTGGGATCAGGCGGTGGTTGGCTCCCGCTCGGCGCGGTTGAGCGCCGAGAGGATCGCGGTCATCGAGCCACGGACGATGGAGCTGTCAATACCGACGCCCCAGATGACCCGCTCGCCGATCGCGCACTCGAGGTAGGCCGCGGCGCGGGCATCGCCACCTGCCGTCATCGCGTGCTCGGCGTAGTCCAGCACCCGCACATCGGAACCGACTTTGTGCAACGCGTCGACGAATGCCGCGATCGGACCATTGCCCCAGCCTTCGACGGCGATCGGCTCGCCACGGTCGGTCATCTGCACCACGACGTGGTCCTGACCTTCGGCACCGTCGACCTGGTAACTGACCGGAGCGAACCGGCCCCACGCGGCATCGCCCTCACCGGTGCCCGGCAGGTATTCATCGCTGAACATCGCCCACAACTGGGCAGGGCTCACCTCGCCGCCGTGCTGGTCGGTGCGTCGCTGCACCACGCCGCTGA
This portion of the Dermatophilaceae bacterium Sec6.4 genome encodes:
- a CDS encoding tRNA (cytidine(34)-2'-O)-methyltransferase translates to MSCPVRLLFHSPRIPQNTGTTIRLAAATGAQLHLAGPLGFELTDARLKRAGLDYHELATFTVHEDLEAAFEVLLPARVFAFTAHAARSYTEISYRTGDVLLFGAEPTGLPAEVLADPRITEPVRIPMLAGRRSLNLATAAGIATYEAWRQLGFDTESG
- a CDS encoding aminotransferase class III-fold pyridoxal phosphate-dependent enzyme, whose translation is MSESEIEEAVMGALWHPFSDMGAVERNGEFVITRGEGCYVWDDFEQRYLDATAGLWFANVGHGREELAEAAAQQMRTLAAYSTFGDFTPDVTVQLAERLAGIAPVPGSKIFFTSGGSDSIETAAKIARRYWVEQGQPTRRILIGREKAYHGMHYAGTSLAGIPGNHDGYGELITDQAHVAWDDAEDLRATIERIGPENIAAFFCEPVMGAGGVYPPPEDYLLSVRKICGEYEVLFVADEVVTGFGRIGGSWFASTRYGLEPDFVTTAKGLTSGYLPMGAVFVAPKVAAPFFEPDAGRWLRHGYTYSGHAAAAAVALANLDIIEREGLLDEATRLQDSLAAALRPLEDHDAVSEVRCGTGALAAVQLADPSAAMALAKQLRHHGIATRAVGAGGIQISPPLIMTDEQVQELATALAAALDD
- a CDS encoding pseudouridine synthase; this encodes MPPKSPLPPRNGLGASWLRTPDRGKPTPWPTIRDFLIGRLGPLGADGVDAMLAGGEFVDDRGARWSGVESVLPNTFIWFHKQLRPEVVAPFELPVIYRDERILVIDKPPFVATTPRGRHVLNSVVVRARTELELPELSPAHRLDRLTAGVLILTTRARWRAAYQECFQRRRVRKRYLAIAPIRPDLQLPRVVLSHLAKAPDSLQVREIPGRTPNAESEIELLERRSGFGLYQLHARTGQMHQLRVHLNALGIPIVGDPLYPIVGTLTDDDHENPLRLLAAQTSFVDPVDHVAHTFCSARQLRWPDQEQAAY
- a CDS encoding cytochrome P450 — encoded protein: MASQSQLQQAVSFATQLYGDKAARAYHAFIRREPLAQVAYGARRRNPYPNYEIVRSRGPFVRNRFGHLTTVDHAICKEILRSRRFGPRSEQEVNTPGGEGGDLSFLGYNPPDHTRLRRLAAPAFSPRQMQQYRPLIEECVEALLDDAERAGKFDLVSSFAAPLPITVITRLMGIPANETEEFATYGATIGTALSGVTSLRHAARLVEADKALEAIFTRLFELRRHDPQEDIVSYVVAAEGDSITPSEMVPLCTLLLVAGFETTVNGIGNGVLAFMAHRDQWERLVADPSLAASAVDEVLRYDAPVQGTSRISFDDTTIAGERIAREQFVQLRLGGAGRDPKVFERPEQFDITRANASEHLAFSAGIHYCLGSPLARLELEIALAALARRLPRMRHVGGHAKYRRSLVIHGPSSVAMSTS